Proteins co-encoded in one Nitratireductor kimnyeongensis genomic window:
- a CDS encoding alpha/beta hydrolase, producing MPFRKFPDLFVLLLLSLIAGCANPHASRLIAERIAPARADQIAGSHGIFIATNRMQTNKPGEIFAGGRAPEPAFAKVEITVPTVHETGKMELAPNPRIADPARYFAAQRAILFPGESDFENALRDDIAAHNGRALVFIHGYNTGFDDAVYRAAQIFHDSKYAGTPILFSWPSAGRTIDYVYDSNSATSARDALEETLQTLARAGARRIDVVAHSMGSWVTMEALRQLALSGDRDLGGRLADVILASPDIDIDVFKGQMRRYGVPKRPFAVLTSQNDRALTLSGFIAGNQPRLGDYRDAEDLTSLGVTVIDVTKVSSGDWLNHTKFAENPVLVRLLGERLSSEGELNEGDDDVVIGQMETLVRGLGQTFGSAADIVITTPLTVIELATGQGRRR from the coding sequence ATGCCGTTCCGCAAGTTCCCAGACCTGTTCGTCCTTTTGCTGCTCTCCCTGATCGCGGGCTGTGCAAACCCGCACGCTTCCCGTCTGATAGCGGAAAGGATCGCGCCCGCACGCGCTGATCAGATTGCCGGGAGCCATGGCATTTTCATCGCCACCAATCGGATGCAGACCAACAAACCGGGCGAGATATTCGCCGGCGGGCGGGCGCCGGAGCCAGCCTTTGCAAAGGTAGAGATCACGGTGCCCACCGTGCATGAAACCGGGAAAATGGAGCTTGCTCCCAATCCTCGCATCGCCGATCCCGCTCGATATTTTGCGGCTCAGCGCGCCATACTCTTTCCCGGTGAAAGCGATTTCGAAAATGCACTCAGGGACGATATCGCCGCGCACAACGGACGCGCACTCGTCTTTATCCATGGTTACAACACCGGCTTCGATGACGCGGTCTACCGCGCCGCACAGATCTTTCACGATTCAAAATATGCCGGCACACCGATCCTGTTCTCCTGGCCGTCGGCCGGGCGCACGATCGATTACGTCTATGACAGCAACAGTGCTACTTCAGCACGCGACGCGCTGGAAGAGACGCTGCAGACACTGGCCCGTGCCGGCGCACGGCGCATCGACGTGGTGGCACATTCCATGGGCAGTTGGGTGACCATGGAGGCGCTGCGTCAGTTGGCCCTTTCCGGAGATCGTGACCTCGGCGGGCGCCTTGCCGACGTCATCCTCGCCTCTCCAGACATCGATATCGATGTGTTTAAGGGGCAGATGCGGCGCTATGGAGTGCCAAAGCGCCCCTTTGCTGTTCTGACGTCCCAGAATGACAGAGCGCTCACACTGTCCGGATTCATTGCCGGCAATCAGCCCCGGCTTGGTGATTATCGCGATGCAGAAGACCTGACATCTCTCGGCGTGACGGTGATAGACGTCACGAAAGTTTCCTCCGGAGACTGGCTCAATCATACCAAGTTCGCGGAAAATCCGGTTCTGGTACGCCTGCTCGGAGAGCGCCTGTCCAGCGAAGGGGAATTAAACGAAGGCGATGACGACGTCGTCATCGGCCAGATGGAGACTCTGGTGCGCGGCCTGGGGCAGACCTTCGGATCCGCGGCCGACATCGTGATCACCACGCCGCTCACCGTCATCGAACTGGCCACTGGTCAGGGCCGACGCCGCTAG
- a CDS encoding DEAD/DEAH box helicase, protein MYSAGCALPLINCDACRRQHGKDCKLTNDNNAKQIGFAELGITGSLLKAAEGVGFVTPKPIQEKAIPAMLEKRDVLGIAQTGSGKTAAFSLPILSQIIALGSKRVRKTARALILCPTRELAVQIDDVVRELSRHAHLSTALVLGGVSRSSQVKRLAQGVDILVATPGRLTDIVRSGELSLAETRWLVLDEADRMLDMGFINDVRRIARATHPARQTALFSATMPKEIEGLAKSLLNDPLRVEIAKQSTTAGEITQHLVMARTKQKRKILSDMLSDEAMRSVIVFARTKHGADRVTRDLERDGFEAAVIHGNKSQNARQRALNGFRDGSVRILVATDIAARGIDVPGISHVVNFDLPDQPESYVHRIGRTGRNGASGEAVTLCDPAEADKLKAVEKIIRMRLPLKADYTSEPDPVRQPPANNAGERRTGAKPAKGGENRKPPRTATKPPQRAESAQNEGDKPVRRRRRSRNRRPGARAA, encoded by the coding sequence ATTTATTCGGCAGGTTGCGCCCTGCCACTTATCAATTGCGACGCCTGTCGGCGTCAGCATGGGAAAGATTGCAAATTGACCAATGACAACAATGCGAAACAGATCGGTTTCGCGGAACTGGGAATTACGGGCTCACTGTTGAAAGCGGCTGAGGGTGTGGGGTTTGTGACCCCCAAGCCGATCCAGGAGAAGGCCATTCCCGCAATGCTCGAGAAGCGGGACGTTCTGGGGATCGCACAAACCGGTTCCGGCAAAACGGCGGCTTTCTCACTGCCCATTCTCTCGCAGATCATCGCGCTTGGCTCCAAACGCGTTCGCAAGACCGCCCGGGCACTGATTCTGTGCCCGACACGGGAACTGGCAGTGCAGATCGACGACGTGGTGCGCGAGCTTTCCCGGCATGCGCATCTGTCGACGGCGCTGGTGCTTGGCGGGGTTTCCCGCAGCAGCCAGGTAAAGCGGCTCGCCCAGGGTGTCGACATCCTGGTGGCCACGCCTGGCCGGCTGACCGATATCGTGCGGTCAGGCGAGCTTTCGCTGGCCGAAACACGCTGGCTGGTGCTCGACGAGGCCGATCGCATGCTGGACATGGGCTTCATCAATGATGTGCGGCGCATCGCGCGTGCAACACATCCTGCGCGCCAGACAGCGTTGTTCTCCGCGACCATGCCCAAGGAAATCGAGGGGCTTGCAAAAAGCTTGCTCAACGATCCCCTGCGGGTCGAAATTGCAAAGCAGTCGACCACGGCCGGTGAGATCACTCAGCATCTGGTGATGGCGCGGACAAAACAGAAGCGCAAGATCCTCTCCGACATGCTGTCTGACGAGGCCATGCGATCGGTGATCGTCTTTGCGCGTACGAAGCATGGCGCCGACCGCGTGACGCGCGATCTGGAGCGTGACGGGTTCGAGGCTGCCGTGATTCACGGCAACAAATCGCAGAATGCGCGCCAGCGCGCACTCAACGGCTTTCGTGACGGATCGGTGCGCATTCTCGTTGCGACCGATATCGCGGCGCGCGGCATTGACGTGCCGGGCATCAGCCATGTGGTGAATTTCGATTTGCCGGACCAGCCGGAGAGCTATGTGCATAGGATAGGGCGCACTGGCCGCAACGGCGCTTCCGGTGAGGCTGTGACGTTGTGCGATCCAGCCGAGGCTGACAAGCTGAAGGCCGTCGAGAAGATCATCCGGATGCGACTGCCGTTGAAGGCGGATTACACGTCGGAACCTGATCCGGTCCGCCAGCCGCCGGCCAACAACGCCGGTGAGCGTCGAACTGGAGCGAAACCCGCCAAGGGCGGCGAAAATCGCAAGCCGCCACGAACTGCCACGAAACCGCCGCAACGCGCCGAATCGGCTCAAAACGAGGGCGACAAGCCCGTACGCCGGCGGCGCAGAAGCCGCAACAGGCGACCCGGCGCGCGCGCCGCTTAA
- a CDS encoding TetR/AcrR family transcriptional regulator, which produces MSELAEAMGINKPSLYAAFGCKETLFREAIELYEREEGAPVSEALQNGTTARAAIETALRVNARSYTNPDNPRGCMVVISALAGAPENNPVCRFLADNRRCGEDGFRRRVERGIADGDVPECVNPQSVAAFYATVMHGLSIRARDGATAEELERVVDSAIAAWDTIAR; this is translated from the coding sequence GTGAGCGAGCTCGCCGAAGCGATGGGCATCAACAAGCCGAGCCTTTATGCGGCGTTCGGTTGCAAGGAAACGCTGTTTCGTGAAGCGATCGAGCTTTATGAGCGTGAAGAGGGCGCTCCTGTGAGCGAGGCTCTGCAAAACGGGACGACCGCCCGCGCTGCCATCGAAACGGCCTTGCGCGTGAATGCGCGCAGCTACACCAATCCAGACAATCCGCGCGGCTGCATGGTTGTGATCTCCGCTCTTGCCGGAGCGCCGGAAAACAATCCGGTCTGCCGCTTTCTGGCCGACAACAGGCGCTGCGGTGAAGATGGTTTCCGCCGCCGAGTGGAGCGCGGAATTGCCGATGGTGATGTGCCAGAATGCGTCAATCCGCAGAGTGTTGCAGCGTTTTACGCAACCGTCATGCATGGCCTGTCGATCCGCGCGCGGGATGGTGCAACGGCCGAAGAGCTCGAACGTGTGGTCGACAGCGCCATCGCTGCCTGGGACACGATTGCTCGATAG
- a CDS encoding 3-oxoacyl-ACP reductase family protein — protein MTETQIRQDLRGKAALVTGGSRGIGAAIAHRLAARGADVAITYAASTAKAESVVAKIEAAGRRGLAIRADSADPRAIKAAVDTAAETFGRLDILVNNAGIFPYGPPDEVTLEEIDRTIGIHVKGVYVASQAALSHMSEGGRIISIGSCFAQRVPHGGVTLYSMSKSALIGFTKGLARDVGSRGTTVNVVDPGSTDTDMNPADGPGADGQRALNAVGHYGAPDDIAAMVAHLASPDGRYITGAALAVDGGSNA, from the coding sequence ATGACCGAGACCCAAATCAGGCAGGATTTGCGGGGAAAGGCGGCATTGGTAACGGGCGGCAGCCGTGGCATAGGCGCGGCAATCGCCCACCGCCTGGCAGCCCGTGGTGCGGACGTCGCCATCACCTATGCGGCAAGCACCGCAAAGGCTGAGAGCGTCGTGGCGAAGATCGAGGCTGCCGGTCGCCGCGGCCTCGCCATCCGGGCCGACAGCGCCGATCCCCGCGCCATCAAGGCAGCGGTTGACACGGCGGCGGAAACCTTTGGCCGTCTGGATATTCTTGTGAACAACGCCGGCATCTTCCCCTACGGCCCACCCGATGAGGTCACCCTGGAGGAGATCGACCGCACGATCGGCATCCACGTGAAGGGCGTTTACGTTGCCTCACAAGCTGCCCTTTCGCATATGAGCGAAGGTGGACGAATCATCTCCATCGGTTCCTGCTTCGCCCAGCGTGTTCCTCATGGCGGGGTCACGCTCTATTCCATGAGCAAGTCCGCTTTGATCGGCTTCACGAAGGGGCTGGCCCGTGATGTCGGCTCGCGGGGCACTACCGTAAATGTGGTCGATCCCGGATCGACTGATACCGACATGAACCCGGCGGACGGGCCCGGTGCCGACGGTCAGCGCGCCCTCAATGCTGTCGGCCATTATGGCGCTCCCGACGACATTGCCGCCATGGTCGCTCATCTTGCCAGTCCCGATGGACGATACATCACCGGCGCCGCGCTCGCCGTGGACGGGGGCAGCAACGCCTGA
- a CDS encoding TrkH family potassium uptake protein, with protein MQYLAIRAALHIAAVFAIYLSAAMLIPAAVDLYYGNDDWRVFAFSALFTGGLAIGVSLATQGRAPAISSRFGFLVVNLLWMTACIAGAVPMLASSVEFSVADAFFESVSGVTATGATVIVGLDSMPPGLLIWRSILQWIGGLGVIALGLFVLPFLNVGGVSYFRIESSDIEDRPFDRFSTFGLGLISIYSLLTLACAIAYAAAGMRAFDAVNHALTTIATAGFSTHDASMGYYADNPAILWISTLFMFISALPFSILILFAIRGRLDALSDPQIRVFAGYVIVFVLAVAIYLRLVHDHTFFDALTHSAFNFVSIITTTGYASDDYSQWGAFAVAAAFVAMFLGGCSGSTTGGIKAYRFLILFKLLANGLRRFVYPNTIVTVRYGDRPVDDDLQRAVVLFMSAFLVIWAVIILLLAATGLDFVTAISAALTGLTNVGPGLGQIVGPAGSFAPVPDPAKWIIAFAMLMGRLEILAVLVIFTPVFWER; from the coding sequence TTGCAGTATCTTGCCATACGCGCCGCACTCCACATCGCGGCGGTCTTTGCAATCTATCTTTCGGCAGCCATGCTCATCCCGGCAGCCGTTGATCTCTACTATGGCAATGACGACTGGCGGGTTTTTGCTTTCTCCGCACTCTTCACCGGCGGGCTCGCCATCGGGGTGTCACTTGCCACCCAGGGGCGCGCGCCTGCCATTTCCTCCCGCTTCGGCTTTCTTGTCGTCAACCTTTTGTGGATGACGGCCTGCATCGCCGGAGCCGTGCCGATGCTCGCCTCTTCGGTGGAATTCAGTGTCGCAGACGCATTTTTCGAATCCGTTTCAGGCGTTACGGCGACCGGTGCGACTGTTATCGTGGGGCTCGACAGCATGCCTCCTGGGCTGCTCATCTGGCGTTCCATCCTGCAATGGATCGGCGGCCTGGGCGTGATCGCTTTGGGTCTCTTCGTGCTGCCGTTCCTCAATGTGGGCGGTGTCTCGTATTTCCGCATCGAATCCTCGGATATCGAAGACCGGCCTTTCGACCGTTTCTCGACATTCGGGCTGGGCCTCATCAGCATCTATTCCCTGCTCACACTCGCCTGCGCAATTGCCTATGCAGCAGCAGGCATGCGGGCGTTTGATGCCGTAAACCACGCGCTGACAACCATCGCCACGGCAGGCTTCTCCACCCACGATGCGTCCATGGGCTATTACGCCGACAATCCTGCGATCCTCTGGATCAGCACCCTTTTCATGTTCATTTCGGCGCTTCCATTCTCAATCCTGATCCTTTTTGCCATTCGCGGCAGGCTCGATGCGCTGAGCGATCCTCAGATCCGCGTCTTCGCCGGCTACGTGATCGTGTTTGTCCTGGCCGTCGCCATTTATCTGCGCCTTGTTCACGACCACACATTCTTCGACGCCCTCACCCATTCGGCATTCAATTTCGTTTCGATCATCACCACCACGGGCTATGCCAGCGACGACTATTCGCAATGGGGGGCTTTCGCCGTGGCGGCGGCTTTCGTCGCCATGTTCCTCGGCGGTTGTTCCGGGTCGACCACCGGTGGGATCAAGGCTTACCGTTTCCTGATCCTTTTCAAGCTTCTGGCCAACGGCTTGCGTCGCTTCGTCTATCCCAACACGATCGTTACCGTGCGATATGGCGACCGGCCGGTGGATGACGATCTTCAACGCGCAGTCGTGCTGTTCATGTCGGCTTTCCTGGTCATATGGGCGGTCATCATCCTCCTGTTGGCGGCGACCGGGCTGGATTTCGTCACCGCCATTTCAGCCGCCCTCACAGGGCTTACCAATGTCGGTCCCGGTCTCGGGCAGATCGTCGGCCCCGCCGGCAGCTTTGCTCCGGTTCCCGATCCGGCCAAATGGATCATCGCCTTTGCCATGCTCATGGGCAGGCTTGAAATTTTGGCGGTTCTGGTCATTTTCACGCCTGTTTTCTGGGAGAGATAG
- the ilvA gene encoding threonine ammonia-lyase IlvA: protein MSAAAREDEFVNAVAEAAEALRSLFAETPLQENDYLSKKTGARVFLKREDLTPVRSYKIRGAFNFFRKAMARGGQERTFVCASAGNHAQGFAYVCRHFGCKGVVFMPVTTPQQKIDKTRIFGGEFVEIRLIGDFFDDCYRAALAFAEESGGAMVPPFDHADIIEGQATVGREIAEQIQSFDGVRMDDSLVILPVGGGGLASGVTRYLMARGEAGSFAFAEPEGAASLQQALVQDRPVRLDKVDNFVDGAAVAEIGAEPFSHLKSFDADAVHLVPENRLCATMIEMLNIEGVVLEPAGALAIDTLKNFAPQELAGRTVIAVVSGGNFDFERLPDVKERALRFEGLKKYFIFRFPQRPGALRDFLDLLGPEDDITRFEYLKKSARNFGSVLIGIETRNHANFDVLTGRFDAAGWAYQDITNNDTIAGLII from the coding sequence ATGAGTGCAGCAGCGAGAGAGGACGAGTTCGTGAATGCGGTCGCGGAGGCAGCCGAAGCGCTGCGCTCGCTTTTTGCCGAGACGCCGCTTCAGGAGAACGATTACCTCTCCAAGAAAACCGGAGCCCGGGTTTTCCTGAAGCGTGAGGATCTGACGCCGGTTCGATCCTACAAGATTCGCGGTGCTTTCAATTTCTTTCGCAAGGCGATGGCGCGCGGGGGCCAGGAGCGAACCTTCGTCTGCGCTTCGGCGGGCAATCATGCGCAGGGATTTGCCTATGTCTGCCGTCATTTTGGATGCAAGGGCGTGGTTTTCATGCCGGTCACGACGCCCCAGCAGAAAATCGACAAAACGCGGATATTTGGCGGAGAATTCGTTGAGATCCGACTGATCGGCGATTTTTTCGACGATTGTTACCGTGCCGCGCTCGCATTCGCAGAGGAAAGCGGCGGAGCGATGGTGCCGCCCTTCGACCATGCGGACATCATCGAAGGGCAGGCGACCGTCGGGCGAGAAATCGCCGAGCAAATCCAGTCGTTCGATGGAGTGCGCATGGACGACAGCCTGGTGATTCTGCCGGTCGGCGGTGGGGGGCTGGCCTCTGGGGTGACGCGCTATCTCATGGCACGCGGGGAGGCGGGCTCCTTTGCCTTCGCTGAACCCGAAGGCGCGGCCAGTCTGCAGCAGGCGCTGGTGCAGGACCGGCCTGTGCGGCTCGATAAGGTGGACAATTTTGTCGATGGGGCTGCGGTCGCCGAGATCGGCGCGGAGCCGTTTTCGCATCTGAAGTCGTTTGATGCCGACGCCGTACATCTGGTGCCGGAAAACCGGCTATGCGCGACGATGATCGAAATGCTGAACATCGAAGGCGTGGTGCTGGAGCCGGCGGGAGCACTGGCGATCGATACGCTGAAGAATTTCGCGCCGCAGGAGCTTGCCGGGCGTACCGTAATTGCTGTGGTGTCAGGTGGAAATTTCGACTTTGAGCGTCTGCCGGACGTCAAGGAACGCGCGCTCCGCTTCGAGGGACTTAAAAAGTATTTCATCTTCCGTTTCCCTCAGCGCCCCGGCGCATTGCGCGATTTTCTGGATCTTCTGGGACCGGAAGACGACATTACGCGGTTTGAGTATCTCAAGAAATCGGCGCGCAACTTCGGTTCGGTTCTGATCGGCATAGAGACCCGGAACCACGCCAATTTCGACGTCCTTACCGGACGGTTTGACGCCGCGGGCTGGGCCTATCAGGACATTACGAATAATGACACGATCGCCGGGTTGATCATCTGA
- a CDS encoding MFS transporter, translating to MIGLAALAIGYVLSQFYRSFLAVLTPALTTELGATKAELSMASGAWFVVFALMQFVVGVSLDRYGPRRTAAFLLTVCGGGGALMFALAPTPGTIILAMALNGAGCSAVLMASVFIFAKSFSAGRLTILISWLVAFGTLGNVVGSAPMAAAAEAFGWRSVMGGLAFFTILTGIAIHFLVRDPEAAGVPEREAGLGFKGYRELLSLRVLWPILPLTALNYAPAAGIRGLWAGPYLSDVYNADALMIGQATLFMALAMSAGGLVYGPLDVFFRTRKWVAVGGNFIGLMAIAFVAITPVSSIVTTTTAFVVIGLCGASYGLLMAHGRAFVPAHLTGRGVTLLNFFSVGGAGVMQFLTGGVVSVSTVPGDPVAAYQTLFVFYAALIALSLAIYLACKDAPPEVERARTD from the coding sequence ATGATCGGTCTTGCGGCTCTGGCGATCGGCTATGTCCTGTCGCAATTCTATCGGTCGTTTCTGGCTGTCCTGACACCGGCTTTGACGACCGAACTGGGCGCCACCAAGGCCGAACTATCGATGGCGTCGGGGGCCTGGTTCGTCGTTTTCGCCCTTATGCAGTTTGTGGTGGGTGTCTCACTAGACCGCTACGGCCCGCGCCGTACGGCAGCATTTCTGCTAACGGTTTGTGGCGGAGGTGGCGCGCTTATGTTTGCGCTGGCGCCGACGCCCGGCACCATCATTCTTGCCATGGCACTCAATGGGGCAGGATGTTCCGCCGTTCTAATGGCTTCGGTGTTCATTTTCGCAAAGTCCTTTTCGGCGGGACGGCTCACCATCCTCATCTCTTGGCTGGTTGCTTTCGGGACGCTCGGCAATGTGGTGGGGTCTGCGCCGATGGCTGCTGCGGCAGAAGCTTTTGGCTGGCGAAGCGTGATGGGCGGGCTGGCTTTTTTCACGATTCTTACTGGTATCGCGATCCATTTTCTTGTCCGGGATCCTGAAGCGGCAGGGGTGCCCGAACGGGAAGCCGGACTCGGGTTCAAAGGCTATCGCGAACTCCTGAGCCTGCGTGTGCTCTGGCCCATCCTGCCGTTGACCGCCCTGAACTACGCTCCGGCTGCAGGCATTCGCGGACTTTGGGCAGGGCCTTATCTCTCTGACGTCTATAACGCGGACGCGCTGATGATCGGGCAAGCAACGCTGTTCATGGCGCTTGCCATGTCGGCCGGAGGCCTTGTTTACGGACCGTTGGATGTTTTTTTTCGCACGCGCAAATGGGTCGCGGTCGGGGGAAACTTCATCGGTCTTATGGCGATTGCGTTTGTGGCCATCACCCCGGTCTCGTCCATTGTCACGACGACAACCGCCTTCGTGGTGATAGGCCTGTGCGGCGCGAGCTATGGCCTGTTGATGGCGCATGGTCGGGCGTTTGTTCCTGCCCATTTGACGGGGCGCGGCGTGACGCTGCTGAACTTCTTTTCAGTGGGGGGCGCCGGGGTGATGCAGTTTCTTACCGGCGGCGTTGTATCGGTATCAACCGTGCCTGGCGACCCGGTGGCAGCGTATCAGACCCTGTTCGTTTTCTACGCGGCCCTGATTGCGCTTTCATTGGCGATATACCTGGCCTGCAAGGATGCGCCGCCAGAGGTGGAACGGGCGCGCACCGACTGA
- the ade gene encoding adenine deaminase: MPDRKPVPSADLKPWHAVAPLLVDVAMGRSPADLVVRNGRWVNVHSGEVIPATDLAIVAGRFAYCGPDASHTIGETTKVVDAMGRYLVPGLCDAHMHVESGMVTVTEFCRAVIPHGTTSMFIDPHEIANVLGLDGVRLMHDEAMAQAINVFVQMPSCVPSAPGLENAGAELTAEDVAEAMGWPNIVGLGEVMNFPGVAANDVTMCGAIAATVKAGKTVGGHYASPDLGLPFHGYVAGGPEDDHEGTRAEDAIARVRQGMKAMLRLGSAWYDVASQIKAVTEQGLDPRNFILCTDDSHSGTLVEDGHMDRVVRHAIAQGLKPVTAIQMATINSAEHFRLERELGSIAPGRRADFLIVSDLAELAIDEVFARGVRLARGGRLEADIPVYDYPDKAKNTVRLGKELTAEDFDIAAPEGASHVRVRVIGVIENQAPTRALEAELEVEDGVVAMDRRNDVCQIALVERHRATGMVTNGFVSGFGYMQDCALASTVAHDSHHMIVVGTNKQDMAKAANRLGEVGGGVVLFSKGRELALVEMPIAGLMSDERAETVAHKTAKLTEAMRKMGCALNNAYMQHSLLALVVIPELRISDTGIIDVSTFRKVDLFL; the protein is encoded by the coding sequence ATGCCCGACCGCAAACCCGTGCCGTCCGCCGATCTCAAACCCTGGCACGCGGTTGCTCCGCTTCTCGTCGACGTTGCCATGGGGCGGTCGCCTGCTGATCTGGTGGTGCGCAATGGCCGCTGGGTGAATGTGCATTCAGGCGAAGTGATTCCCGCTACCGACCTTGCCATCGTCGCGGGGCGTTTTGCCTATTGCGGGCCGGACGCAAGCCACACCATCGGTGAGACGACGAAGGTGGTCGACGCCATGGGGCGTTATCTGGTTCCGGGGCTGTGCGATGCGCATATGCATGTGGAAAGCGGCATGGTGACGGTGACGGAATTCTGCCGTGCCGTAATCCCCCATGGCACGACCTCCATGTTCATCGACCCCCACGAAATCGCCAACGTTCTCGGCCTCGATGGCGTGCGGCTGATGCACGACGAGGCGATGGCGCAGGCGATAAACGTGTTCGTGCAGATGCCGTCCTGCGTGCCGTCCGCGCCGGGGTTGGAGAACGCCGGTGCCGAACTCACAGCCGAGGATGTGGCGGAGGCCATGGGCTGGCCGAACATTGTCGGTCTTGGGGAAGTGATGAATTTCCCGGGTGTTGCCGCAAACGACGTCACGATGTGTGGAGCGATTGCCGCGACCGTGAAAGCGGGAAAGACGGTTGGGGGGCATTATGCCTCGCCGGATCTTGGTCTGCCGTTTCATGGCTATGTGGCTGGTGGACCAGAGGACGACCATGAAGGAACGCGCGCCGAGGACGCCATCGCGCGGGTGCGGCAGGGCATGAAGGCCATGTTGCGGCTGGGGTCCGCCTGGTACGATGTTGCGAGCCAGATCAAGGCGGTGACGGAGCAAGGGCTCGATCCGCGCAACTTCATTCTGTGCACCGATGATAGCCACTCCGGGACGCTGGTAGAAGATGGTCATATGGATCGTGTGGTGCGCCACGCGATTGCCCAGGGGCTGAAACCGGTGACGGCGATCCAGATGGCGACCATCAACAGCGCCGAACATTTCCGGCTCGAGCGTGAGCTGGGCTCCATCGCACCGGGACGGCGCGCGGATTTCCTCATTGTCTCGGATCTGGCCGAACTTGCGATTGATGAGGTTTTTGCACGCGGCGTGAGGCTGGCGCGGGGCGGCCGGCTGGAAGCGGATATCCCTGTCTATGACTACCCCGACAAGGCAAAAAACACCGTGCGGCTCGGCAAGGAGCTTACGGCGGAAGATTTCGACATTGCAGCGCCGGAAGGCGCAAGCCATGTGCGGGTGCGGGTGATCGGTGTGATCGAAAATCAGGCGCCGACGCGGGCGCTTGAGGCCGAACTTGAGGTTGAAGACGGCGTCGTCGCAATGGATCGTCGCAATGACGTCTGTCAGATCGCTCTCGTTGAGCGACATCGCGCTACCGGAATGGTGACGAACGGTTTTGTCTCCGGTTTCGGTTATATGCAGGATTGTGCTTTGGCCTCTACGGTCGCGCATGATTCGCACCACATGATCGTCGTAGGGACCAACAAGCAGGACATGGCGAAGGCTGCGAACCGACTGGGTGAAGTCGGTGGTGGTGTGGTGCTCTTCTCGAAGGGGCGCGAGCTCGCCCTTGTCGAGATGCCGATTGCCGGTCTGATGTCGGACGAGCGGGCGGAAACGGTGGCTCACAAGACTGCGAAACTGACCGAAGCCATGCGCAAGATGGGGTGCGCCCTCAACAACGCCTATATGCAGCACTCGCTTCTGGCGCTGGTGGTGATCCCGGAACTCAGGATTTCCGACACCGGCATCATCGATGTGTCGACTTTCCGCAAGGTCGACCTGTTTCTCTGA
- a CDS encoding SDR family NAD(P)-dependent oxidoreductase: MALYRANPKDGVAWITGASTGIGRALAVRLASQGYTVAATARAEDGLSSITREAEHLEGRIFVFPCDVMNEAGMERTVAQIEKNLGPITLAVFNAGTYLPVRGDRLETTNFVRSYQINVFGTLHGLIPVSDRMRDRGFGHIAVMGSVTSFFGMPSAAAYGSTKAALNNLVEGLRYDFEKLNIRTQIINPGFVATPLTKKTNFSMPALLTASEAACRIDRGLHKGGYEITFPKRLVWPLKFLRLFPSSFIFFVMYRLTGWNTRATGPRKKSGKRIRART, translated from the coding sequence ATGGCGCTTTACCGGGCCAATCCAAAGGATGGAGTAGCATGGATCACCGGTGCCAGCACCGGGATCGGGCGTGCGCTTGCGGTGCGTCTTGCCAGCCAGGGATACACGGTCGCCGCCACCGCCCGCGCCGAAGACGGCCTTTCCTCTATCACCCGAGAAGCAGAACATCTTGAGGGGCGGATATTCGTTTTCCCTTGCGACGTGATGAACGAAGCAGGAATGGAGCGCACAGTTGCGCAGATCGAAAAAAATCTCGGCCCGATAACCTTGGCCGTCTTCAATGCGGGAACATATCTGCCCGTGCGGGGTGACCGGCTGGAAACCACCAATTTCGTTCGCAGTTACCAGATCAATGTTTTTGGCACATTGCACGGCCTGATTCCGGTCTCCGATCGGATGCGTGACCGCGGCTTCGGCCACATCGCGGTCATGGGCTCTGTCACCTCATTCTTCGGAATGCCGTCCGCTGCCGCTTATGGGTCCACAAAAGCCGCGCTCAACAATCTCGTTGAAGGGTTGCGCTATGATTTCGAGAAGCTCAACATCCGAACCCAGATCATCAATCCGGGCTTTGTCGCCACACCGCTCACCAAGAAGACAAATTTTTCGATGCCCGCGCTTTTGACAGCATCCGAGGCTGCCTGCCGCATCGATAGAGGCCTTCACAAGGGCGGGTACGAAATCACCTTCCCAAAGCGACTGGTCTGGCCACTCAAATTTCTCCGGCTCTTTCCGTCCTCTTTCATCTTTTTTGTCATGTATCGCCTGACGGGCTGGAATACGCGCGCCACAGGGCCACGCAAGAAATCAGGCAAACGCATCCGCGCCAGAACCTGA